The sequence GAAGTCGCCAGCGGCCTGCTGGTGTGGGTGCTGCTGCTTGGCGTCGCCCCCTGGGCGCTTGACCCGTTCCGTCTGAATCTGATGGCCAAGTACCTGGCTTTTGCCTTTGTGGCGATCGGCATTGTGCTCACCTGGGGCTATGGCGGCATTTTGAGCCTGGGGCAGGGCATTTTCTTCGGACTCGGCGGCTACATGCTGGCCATGTGCCTGAAGCTGGAGGCCTCTGCGCCGGAGTTGCCCGACTTCATGGTGTGGAGCAGCGTGGAACAGCTGCCGCTGTGGTGGGAGCCCTTCCGGCATTTTGGCTGGACGCTGCTGGGCATTGCCGTGTTGCCTGCGGCATTGGCCTATCTGTTTTCCTATGCAGTGTTCAAAAAACGTGTGAGCGGGGTGTACTTTGCCATCGTCACGCTGGCGCTGGCGCTCACCTTGACGGTGCTTATCGTCGGGCAGCAGGGCGACACCGGTGGGGCCAATGGCATCACCGATTTTCGAACATTGATGCAGATGCCTATTGTGGGCGATGGACCCCAGCGCACGCTTTACTGCATCGAGGTGCTGGTGCTGGAGGCCGTGATGGGCATAGCCCTTTTTGTGGCGCGCAGCCGGTTGGGCAAGGTGCTGGTGGCCATCAGCAACCAGGAGGGGCGTGTGCGCTTCAGTGGCTACAACACGGCGCATATCAAGGCGTCCGTATTTGCACTGGCCGCATTTTTTTCCGCACTGGGCGGTGCGTTCTACACCTTGCAGGTGGGAATGATTGCGCCATCCGTGCTGGGAGTGGTGGCATCGGTGGAGATGGTGATCTTTGCCGCCGTCGGCGGGCGCATGTCGGTCGTGGGTGCGGTGATCGGCGCCGTGCTGGTGGGCTTTCTGCGCTCCTATCTGTCCGAGACCTTCCCGGAGATCTGGCTGTACTTTTTGGGGGCCTTGTTCCTGATCGCAGTGCTGGTGCTGC comes from Comamonas sp. GB3 AK4-5 and encodes:
- the urtC gene encoding urea ABC transporter permease subunit UrtC, translating into MGAQKLKLEVASGLLVWVLLLGVAPWALDPFRLNLMAKYLAFAFVAIGIVLTWGYGGILSLGQGIFFGLGGYMLAMCLKLEASAPELPDFMVWSSVEQLPLWWEPFRHFGWTLLGIAVLPAALAYLFSYAVFKKRVSGVYFAIVTLALALTLTVLIVGQQGDTGGANGITDFRTLMQMPIVGDGPQRTLYCIEVLVLEAVMGIALFVARSRLGKVLVAISNQEGRVRFSGYNTAHIKASVFALAAFFSALGGAFYTLQVGMIAPSVLGVVASVEMVIFAAVGGRMSVVGAVIGAVLVGFLRSYLSETFPEIWLYFLGALFLIAVLVLPNGLFGLLERCVLLLKRKRAASIPVQEDVRA